A region from the Paraburkholderia youngii genome encodes:
- a CDS encoding ABC transporter ATP-binding protein/permease, whose amino-acid sequence MTPHTSASPALPSDEKVSAWSLIKPYWVSEERGIAWALLVAIIVMNLIVVWINVRLNRWSADFYNALQQKNVHDFPHLLMIFTGLAFGFIILAVYGRYLRQMLGFRWRQWLTTRYLNEWLNDSAFYRIERDRLADNPDQRISDDLQSFATTTLSLTLDLLSTVVTLVSFITILWTLAGALSISLGGMPLHIPGYMVWAAALYAVVGSLVMQKVGHPLVSINYQAQKVEADFRFGLIRLRENAEQIAFYNGMETEKTNARTLFGRIRDNWWQVMKYTKRLTFVLSFYGQIAIIFPIVVAAPRYFAGAFTFGVLMQISSAFGTVSDSFSWFINSYTSLVEWRATVNRLREFKRVVHSPRLKESVSPATEHGGINLHFVDSNSLTTDGLTLALPNGNPLSRIRDIAIRPGSRWLVRGPSGAGKSTLMRALAGLWPFGDGSIDAPVNARMMFIPQVSYMPIGTLKAALAYPSAADTYGDDECRDALITCHLSEYADRLQETGHWTRVLSPGEQQRFAAARVLLHKPDYLFLDEATSALDAENEARLYRLFTERLPKAAIVSVAHRESLAAFHDETLDVERSAEAIAA is encoded by the coding sequence ATGACACCACATACTTCCGCCAGCCCCGCGCTGCCGTCCGACGAAAAGGTCTCCGCCTGGAGCCTGATCAAGCCTTACTGGGTTTCCGAGGAACGAGGCATCGCATGGGCGCTGCTCGTCGCGATCATCGTGATGAACCTGATCGTCGTCTGGATCAACGTGCGCTTGAACCGCTGGAGCGCAGACTTCTACAACGCGCTGCAGCAGAAGAACGTCCACGACTTCCCGCATCTGCTGATGATTTTTACCGGACTCGCGTTCGGCTTCATCATCCTCGCCGTGTATGGACGCTATCTGCGTCAGATGCTCGGCTTCCGCTGGCGCCAATGGCTGACCACCCGCTACCTGAACGAGTGGCTCAACGACAGCGCGTTCTACCGCATCGAGCGCGACCGCCTCGCCGACAACCCCGACCAGCGGATCAGCGACGACCTGCAGTCGTTCGCGACCACCACGCTGTCGCTGACGCTCGATCTGCTGTCGACCGTCGTCACGCTGGTGTCGTTCATCACGATCCTGTGGACGCTCGCGGGCGCGCTGAGTATTTCGCTCGGCGGCATGCCGCTGCATATCCCCGGCTATATGGTTTGGGCCGCCGCGCTGTATGCGGTGGTCGGTTCGCTCGTTATGCAGAAGGTCGGCCATCCGCTCGTGTCGATCAACTATCAGGCGCAGAAAGTCGAGGCGGATTTCCGTTTCGGTCTGATCCGGCTGCGTGAGAACGCCGAGCAGATCGCGTTCTACAACGGCATGGAAACCGAGAAGACGAACGCGCGCACGTTGTTCGGCCGCATCCGCGACAACTGGTGGCAGGTGATGAAGTACACGAAGCGCCTGACCTTCGTGCTGAGCTTCTACGGCCAGATCGCGATCATTTTCCCGATCGTCGTCGCCGCGCCGCGCTACTTCGCGGGCGCGTTCACATTCGGCGTGCTGATGCAGATTTCGAGCGCGTTCGGCACCGTCAGCGATTCGTTCTCGTGGTTCATCAACAGTTATACGAGCCTCGTCGAATGGCGCGCGACCGTGAACCGGTTGCGCGAATTCAAGCGCGTCGTGCATTCGCCGCGTCTGAAGGAATCGGTGTCGCCGGCCACGGAACACGGCGGCATCAATCTGCATTTCGTCGACAGCAACTCCCTTACCACCGACGGCCTCACGCTCGCGCTGCCCAATGGCAACCCGCTGTCGCGCATCCGCGATATCGCGATCCGGCCGGGCTCGCGCTGGCTCGTGCGCGGTCCGTCGGGCGCCGGCAAGAGCACGCTGATGCGCGCGCTCGCGGGCCTGTGGCCGTTCGGAGACGGCTCGATCGACGCGCCGGTCAATGCGCGCATGATGTTCATTCCGCAGGTCAGCTACATGCCGATCGGCACGCTGAAGGCCGCGCTCGCGTATCCGTCGGCGGCGGACACCTATGGCGACGACGAATGCCGCGACGCGCTCATCACCTGCCATCTGTCGGAATACGCAGACCGTCTGCAGGAAACGGGGCATTGGACCCGCGTGCTGTCGCCGGGTGAGCAGCAGCGCTTCGCCGCCGCGCGCGTGCTGCTGCACAAGCCGGACTACCTGTTCCTCGACGAAGCGACCAGCGCGCTCGACGCGGAAAACGAGGCGCGGCTCTATCGACTGTTCACCGAGAGGCTGCCGAAGGCGGCGATCGTCAGCGTCGCGCATCGCGAATCGCTTGCTGCGTTCCATGACGAAACGCTCGACGTCGAGCGTTCGGCCGAAGCGATAGCGGCGTGA
- a CDS encoding FAD-dependent oxidoreductase, whose protein sequence is MSHSARPDFAVLGGGLCGRLVAWRLAGDGHRVALYERGDAAGSQAAAWVAAAMLAPLAEAASAELLITRLGASSLENWPRVLAELPEPVFFQRNGTLVVWHHADRTEAPLFERRVRANAPAELLDGGFVALSGAQLGAAEPALAGRFSQGWLLPREGQLDNRQVLSALAAGLAERGVDTHWNTPIDDASLPDAGITIDCRGLGAKPVLPTLRGIRGEVARVHAPHLQLTRPVRLLHPRYPLYIAPKQNGLYVIGATEVEGEDMSPVSVRSALELLSAAFSVHPGFGEARILELNSQCRPTLPDHRPALLWDGARTLRVNGLYRHGFMIAPEVADEAVRFASALLDGRVRDADAFAGWRRDARWSELFQQHFAHEPA, encoded by the coding sequence ATGAGCCATTCCGCTCGACCTGATTTCGCCGTGCTCGGCGGCGGTTTGTGCGGCCGGCTGGTCGCGTGGCGCCTCGCGGGCGACGGACATCGCGTGGCGCTCTATGAGCGCGGCGATGCCGCCGGCTCGCAAGCTGCCGCGTGGGTCGCCGCGGCGATGCTCGCGCCGCTGGCAGAAGCCGCCAGCGCCGAGCTGCTGATCACGCGGCTCGGTGCGAGTTCGCTCGAAAATTGGCCGCGCGTGCTCGCCGAACTGCCGGAGCCGGTGTTTTTCCAGCGCAACGGCACGCTCGTCGTCTGGCATCACGCGGATCGCACGGAGGCGCCGCTGTTCGAGCGCCGCGTGCGCGCGAACGCGCCGGCCGAGTTGCTCGACGGCGGCTTCGTCGCGCTTTCGGGCGCGCAGCTCGGCGCCGCCGAACCCGCGTTGGCCGGCCGCTTCAGTCAGGGCTGGCTACTGCCGCGCGAGGGCCAGCTCGACAACCGCCAGGTGCTGTCCGCGCTCGCCGCGGGGCTTGCCGAGCGCGGCGTCGACACGCACTGGAACACGCCGATTGACGACGCGTCGCTGCCCGACGCCGGTATCACGATCGATTGCCGCGGGCTCGGCGCAAAGCCTGTGCTGCCGACGCTGCGCGGCATCCGCGGTGAAGTTGCGCGGGTGCATGCACCTCACCTGCAGCTGACTCGCCCGGTGCGGCTGCTGCATCCGCGCTACCCGCTGTATATCGCGCCGAAGCAGAACGGCCTCTACGTGATCGGCGCGACCGAGGTCGAGGGCGAGGACATGTCGCCCGTCAGCGTGCGTTCGGCGCTCGAGTTGTTGAGCGCGGCGTTCTCGGTGCATCCGGGCTTCGGCGAGGCGCGCATCCTCGAGCTGAATTCGCAGTGCCGGCCGACCTTGCCCGATCACCGTCCCGCGCTGCTTTGGGACGGCGCGCGTACGTTGCGCGTGAACGGCCTGTATCGGCACGGCTTTATGATCGCGCCGGAAGTCGCCGACGAAGCCGTGCGCTTCGCGAGCGCGCTGCTCGACGGCCGCGTCCGGGACGCCGACGCATTCGCCGGCTGGCGGCGCGACGCACGCTGGAGCGAGCTGTTCCAACAGCATTTCGCGCATGAGCCGGCCTGA
- the thiS gene encoding sulfur carrier protein ThiS, with translation MDIHINQKPLSLPEGATVADALAAFGARPPFAVALNGDFVARAQHAARALQTGDRLDVVQPVAGG, from the coding sequence ATGGACATTCATATCAATCAGAAGCCGTTGTCGCTGCCCGAGGGCGCGACTGTCGCCGATGCGCTTGCCGCCTTTGGCGCGCGTCCGCCGTTCGCGGTCGCGCTCAACGGCGATTTCGTCGCGCGTGCGCAGCATGCGGCGCGCGCGCTGCAAACGGGCGATCGGCTCGACGTCGTGCAGCCGGTCGCGGGCGGCTGA
- a CDS encoding thiazole synthase: MTSHESADALTLYGQTFASRVLLGTSRYPSLQSLSDSIDAARPGMVTVALRRQMNEGNAEAGFFDLLKRHGVPLLPNTAGCLSVGEAVTTAHMAREIFETEWIKLELIGDDYTLQPDPVGLIEAAARLVKDGFKVLPYCTEDLVIGRRLLDAGCEALMPWGAPIGTGKGVINPYGLRVLRERLPDVPLIVDAGLGVPSHAAQVMEWGFDGVLLNTAVSQATHPDAMARAFALGVEAGRQAYLAGPMAERESAHASTPVVGMPFWHQDGGAA, encoded by the coding sequence ATGACTTCTCACGAGAGCGCCGACGCGCTGACCCTATACGGTCAAACTTTCGCAAGCCGCGTGCTGCTCGGCACGTCGCGCTACCCGTCGCTGCAATCGCTGTCCGATTCGATCGACGCCGCGCGCCCCGGCATGGTCACCGTCGCGCTGCGCCGTCAGATGAACGAGGGCAACGCGGAAGCCGGCTTCTTCGATCTGCTCAAGCGCCACGGCGTGCCGCTGCTGCCGAATACGGCGGGCTGCCTGAGCGTCGGTGAAGCGGTGACGACCGCGCATATGGCGCGCGAAATCTTCGAGACCGAGTGGATCAAGCTCGAACTGATCGGCGACGACTACACGCTGCAGCCCGACCCGGTCGGCCTGATCGAAGCCGCCGCGCGGCTCGTCAAGGATGGCTTCAAGGTGCTGCCGTACTGCACCGAAGATCTGGTGATCGGCCGCCGTCTGCTCGACGCCGGCTGCGAGGCGCTGATGCCGTGGGGCGCGCCGATCGGCACCGGCAAGGGCGTGATCAATCCGTACGGGCTGCGCGTATTGCGCGAGCGGCTGCCGGACGTGCCGCTGATCGTCGATGCCGGGCTCGGCGTGCCGTCGCATGCGGCCCAGGTGATGGAGTGGGGCTTCGACGGCGTGCTGCTGAATACGGCGGTGTCGCAGGCGACGCACCCCGACGCGATGGCGCGCGCGTTCGCGCTGGGCGTCGAGGCGGGCCGGCAGGCGTATCTCGCGGGCCCGATGGCCGAGCGCGAGAGTGCGCACGCGAGCACGCCGGTGGTCGGCATGCCGTTCTGGCATCAGGATGGAGGTGCGGCATGA
- the thiE gene encoding thiamine phosphate synthase, which yields MTQSLTLKDRDLFWPTADELIEAAERIRARLGDWPPTHAPWRICLTAPDEPNGGDLIVIADAQQHGEQIARWLTRGAGVIVAAENRATLHLGGEKYGLEGHLAEDWIPALAAFLDCGFDPHDALVLALAWRDGDETRADDAFPSDLGRFPRLADLPLAPAKAFPRCPDKLGLYPVLPTADWVERVVGYGVKTVQLRRKSAEPADELKREIARCVAAGHAHDAQVFINDHWQAALEAGAYGVHLGQEDVHTADLSALADAGIRLGLSTHGFYEMLKALHFRPSYIALGAVFPTTTKVMPTAPQGLRRLARYVRLLDGVVPLVAIGGIDLQVLPEVLATGVGCAAVVRAVTEAADPAAAVSALQHTFTQ from the coding sequence ATGACGCAGTCGTTGACGCTGAAGGACCGCGATCTGTTCTGGCCGACGGCCGACGAACTCATCGAAGCCGCCGAGCGCATCCGCGCGCGGCTTGGCGACTGGCCGCCGACCCACGCGCCGTGGCGCATCTGCCTGACCGCGCCGGACGAACCGAACGGTGGCGACCTGATCGTGATCGCCGACGCGCAGCAGCACGGCGAGCAGATCGCGCGCTGGCTGACGCGGGGCGCGGGCGTGATCGTCGCTGCGGAAAACCGTGCGACGCTGCATCTGGGCGGTGAGAAATACGGCCTCGAAGGCCATCTGGCGGAAGACTGGATTCCCGCGCTGGCCGCGTTCCTCGACTGCGGTTTCGATCCGCACGACGCGCTGGTGCTCGCGCTCGCGTGGCGCGACGGCGACGAGACCCGCGCCGACGACGCTTTCCCGTCCGACCTCGGCCGCTTTCCGCGCCTTGCCGATCTGCCGCTGGCACCCGCCAAGGCGTTCCCGCGCTGCCCCGACAAGCTCGGCCTGTATCCGGTACTGCCGACCGCGGACTGGGTCGAACGGGTGGTCGGCTACGGCGTGAAGACGGTGCAGTTGCGCCGCAAGTCGGCCGAACCCGCCGACGAACTGAAGCGCGAGATCGCCCGCTGTGTGGCCGCCGGCCACGCGCACGACGCGCAGGTGTTCATCAACGATCACTGGCAGGCGGCGCTCGAGGCGGGCGCGTACGGCGTGCACCTCGGCCAGGAAGACGTTCATACAGCGGATCTGTCCGCGCTGGCCGACGCGGGCATCCGTCTGGGCCTGTCCACGCACGGCTTCTACGAGATGCTGAAGGCGCTGCATTTTCGTCCGAGTTACATTGCATTGGGCGCGGTGTTCCCGACCACGACCAAGGTCATGCCGACCGCGCCGCAGGGCTTGCGGCGCCTCGCACGCTATGTGCGGCTGCTCGACGGTGTGGTGCCGCTCGTCGCGATCGGCGGGATCGATCTGCAGGTGCTGCCGGAGGTGCTCGCGACCGGCGTCGGCTGCGCGGCGGTGGTGCGCGCGGTCACCGAAGCGGCCGACCCAGCCGCCGCAGTTTCTGCGCTGCAACACACGTTTACGCAATAA
- a CDS encoding ABC transporter ATP-binding protein — translation MPSSPETILELRDVDFGYGDRLVLSNLNLRFRRGQVVAVMGGSGCGKTTVLRLIGGLVRAQRGQVLFHGQDIGGQTREGLYALRRKMGMLFQFGALFTDMSVFENVAFSLREHTDLPEELLRDLVLMKLNAVGLRGARDLLPSEISGGMARRVALARAIALDPELMMYDEPFAGLDPISLGITANLIRTLNQALGATSILVTHDVPESFAIADYVYFLSSGGVLAEGTPDELRASTDPTVRQFIDGAPDGPFRFHYPAQTPLAADFGIGGGQS, via the coding sequence GTGCCTTCCTCCCCCGAGACCATACTCGAGCTGCGCGACGTCGACTTCGGTTACGGCGACCGGCTCGTCCTGTCGAATCTGAATCTGCGCTTTCGCCGCGGTCAGGTCGTCGCGGTCATGGGCGGCTCGGGTTGCGGCAAGACCACGGTGCTGCGGTTGATCGGCGGCCTCGTGCGCGCGCAACGCGGCCAGGTGCTGTTCCATGGCCAGGACATTGGCGGGCAGACGCGCGAAGGCCTTTACGCGCTGCGCCGCAAGATGGGCATGCTGTTCCAGTTCGGCGCGCTGTTCACCGACATGTCGGTGTTCGAGAACGTCGCCTTTTCGCTACGCGAGCACACCGATCTGCCCGAAGAACTGCTGCGCGACCTCGTGCTGATGAAGCTCAACGCGGTCGGCCTGCGCGGCGCTCGCGATTTGCTGCCGTCGGAGATTTCGGGCGGCATGGCGCGGCGCGTGGCGCTCGCGCGCGCGATCGCACTCGATCCCGAACTGATGATGTACGACGAACCGTTCGCCGGCCTCGACCCGATCTCGCTCGGCATCACCGCAAATCTGATCCGCACGCTGAACCAGGCGCTCGGCGCGACGTCGATTCTCGTCACGCACGATGTGCCGGAATCGTTCGCGATCGCCGATTACGTGTACTTCCTGTCCAGCGGCGGGGTGCTCGCCGAAGGTACGCCGGACGAGCTGCGCGCGTCGACCGACCCGACCGTGCGGCAGTTCATCGACGGCGCGCCGGACGGCCCGTTCAGATTCCACTATCCGGCGCAGACGCCGCTCGCGGCGGACTTCGGCATCGGCGGAGGCCAGTCATGA
- the mlaE gene encoding lipid asymmetry maintenance ABC transporter permease subunit MlaE, which translates to MISTIGRSVITGLGTAGYATRFFLRLVLEIFPLLRRPRLVTKQIHFVGNYSLVIIAVSGLFVGFVLGLQGYYTLNRYGSEQALGLLVALSLVRELGPVVTALLFAGRAGTSLTAEIGLMKAGEQLTAMEMMAVDPVKVVIAPRLWAGIISMPILAAIFSAVGVLGGYVVGVLLIGVDAGAFWSQMQSGVDVWRDVGAGVVKSVVFGLAVTFVALFQGYEAKPTPEGVSRATTRTVVYASLAVLGLDFLLTALMFS; encoded by the coding sequence ATGATCAGTACGATCGGTCGCTCGGTCATCACCGGGCTCGGCACCGCCGGCTACGCGACGCGCTTCTTCCTGCGGCTCGTGCTCGAAATTTTCCCGCTGCTGCGCCGTCCGCGTCTTGTCACGAAGCAGATCCACTTCGTCGGTAATTATTCGCTCGTGATCATCGCGGTGTCGGGACTGTTCGTCGGCTTCGTGCTCGGGCTGCAGGGCTATTACACGCTGAACCGTTATGGCTCCGAGCAGGCGCTCGGGTTACTGGTCGCGCTGTCGCTGGTGCGCGAGCTCGGGCCGGTCGTGACCGCGCTGCTGTTCGCCGGGCGCGCGGGCACGTCGCTGACCGCCGAAATTGGCCTGATGAAGGCCGGCGAGCAGCTCACCGCGATGGAAATGATGGCCGTCGATCCGGTCAAAGTCGTGATCGCGCCGCGCCTGTGGGCCGGCATTATCTCGATGCCAATCCTCGCGGCGATCTTCAGCGCGGTCGGTGTGCTGGGCGGTTACGTGGTGGGCGTGCTGCTGATCGGCGTCGATGCCGGCGCGTTCTGGTCGCAGATGCAAAGTGGCGTCGACGTGTGGCGCGATGTCGGCGCCGGGGTCGTCAAGAGCGTGGTGTTCGGTCTCGCGGTGACCTTCGTCGCGCTGTTTCAGGGCTACGAGGCAAAGCCGACGCCGGAAGGCGTGTCGCGCGCGACGACCCGCACGGTCGTGTACGCGTCGCTCGCGGTGCTCGGGCTCGACTTCCTGTTGACCGCACTGATGTTCAGCTAA
- the mlaD gene encoding outer membrane lipid asymmetry maintenance protein MlaD, with amino-acid sequence MKKNVLDFWVGLFVVLGFVALLFLALKAGNMSSLSFQATYPVKLKFDNIGGLKPRAPVKSAGVTVGRVASIGFDSNTYQALVTIDIDKQFEFPRDTSAKILTSGLLGEQYIGLEPGGDSEMLKAGDTIAMTQSAIVLENLIGQFLYSKAADSGAAKPAASAPAPAPGAPASGAAGQSGQ; translated from the coding sequence ATGAAAAAGAATGTTCTCGACTTCTGGGTCGGCCTGTTCGTGGTGCTGGGTTTCGTGGCGTTGCTGTTTCTTGCGCTGAAGGCCGGCAATATGAGCTCGCTGTCGTTCCAGGCAACCTACCCGGTCAAGCTCAAGTTCGACAACATCGGCGGGCTGAAGCCGCGCGCGCCTGTAAAGAGCGCCGGCGTGACGGTCGGCCGGGTCGCGTCGATCGGCTTCGATAGCAACACCTACCAGGCGCTCGTCACGATCGATATCGACAAGCAATTCGAGTTTCCGAGAGACACTTCGGCGAAGATCCTGACCTCGGGTCTGCTCGGCGAGCAGTACATCGGGCTCGAGCCGGGCGGCGACTCGGAAATGCTGAAGGCGGGCGATACCATCGCGATGACGCAATCGGCGATCGTGCTGGAAAACCTGATCGGCCAGTTCCTGTATAGCAAGGCCGCGGACTCCGGCGCAGCGAAGCCCGCTGCATCCGCCCCCGCACCGGCGCCGGGCGCGCCGGCCTCCGGCGCTGCCGGCCAGTCAGGCCAATAA
- a CDS encoding MlaA family lipoprotein, with product MQTKLQTPRSGARVLQFGKVAVAAALLAGCTTVQTPTKGDPFEGLNRTIFTINDKVDQYAIKPVAQGYVFVTPQPVRDSVTNFFSNIGDIYIAANNLLQLRIADGVSDIMRIVINTLFGVGGLFDVATLAKLPKHDNDLGLTLGHYGVPAGPYLVLPLFGPSTVRDAFGSLGNYYVNPISYIDPPGLSWALWGLNIVNTRANLLGASNLLEGAALDKYSFVRNAYLQRRQYLLSDNRRRPQDLPSYEEEAPLPKYDEGETGAAAGAAGAPAGAATGAAGAAAGTQGAAAKAAPASGAAVATPQGASAPQGASAPQGASAPPGASAPEAASGTETPPLDLKGGPETQIPAGQLVPPTRFNFPSFRLH from the coding sequence ATGCAGACGAAACTGCAGACCCCGCGCAGCGGCGCGCGCGTCCTACAGTTCGGCAAGGTCGCCGTGGCGGCTGCGCTGCTCGCCGGTTGCACGACCGTGCAGACGCCGACCAAGGGCGACCCGTTCGAAGGGCTGAACCGCACGATCTTCACCATCAACGACAAGGTCGACCAGTACGCGATCAAGCCGGTCGCGCAGGGCTACGTGTTTGTCACGCCGCAGCCGGTGCGCGACAGCGTGACGAACTTCTTCTCGAACATCGGCGACATCTATATCGCGGCGAACAATCTGCTGCAGTTGCGTATCGCGGACGGCGTGTCGGACATCATGCGGATCGTGATCAACACGTTGTTCGGCGTCGGCGGCCTGTTCGACGTCGCGACGCTCGCGAAGCTGCCCAAGCACGACAACGACCTCGGTCTGACGCTCGGCCACTACGGCGTGCCGGCGGGCCCTTACCTCGTGCTGCCGCTGTTCGGGCCGAGCACGGTGCGAGACGCGTTCGGCTCGCTCGGCAACTACTACGTGAACCCGATCAGCTACATCGATCCGCCGGGCCTGAGCTGGGCCCTGTGGGGCCTGAACATCGTCAATACGCGCGCGAACCTGCTCGGCGCGAGCAACCTGCTGGAAGGCGCGGCGCTCGACAAATACTCGTTCGTGCGCAATGCGTATCTGCAGCGCCGCCAGTATCTGCTGTCGGATAACCGCCGGCGTCCGCAGGACCTGCCGAGCTATGAAGAGGAAGCGCCGCTGCCGAAGTACGACGAAGGCGAGACGGGCGCGGCCGCAGGGGCGGCAGGTGCGCCGGCCGGCGCTGCAACCGGCGCGGCGGGCGCCGCCGCGGGCACGCAGGGTGCTGCGGCAAAGGCGGCTCCCGCATCCGGCGCGGCCGTGGCAACACCGCAAGGCGCGTCGGCACCGCAAGGCGCGTCGGCACCGCAAGGCGCGTCGGCACCGCCGGGCGCGTCGGCGCCGGAGGCCGCGTCGGGCACCGAAACCCCGCCGCTCGACCTGAAAGGCGGCCCTGAAACGCAGATTCCGGCCGGTCAGCTGGTGCCGCCCACGCGCTTCAACTTCCCGTCGTTCAGATTGCATTGA
- a CDS encoding MlaC/ttg2D family ABC transporter substrate-binding protein — translation MKKFFLIPLFAVLFSFISAGASAQTVDTNSPEALIKTVTQQVMDAIRGDKSIQQGDITHITALVNEKILPYTDFRRTTQLAMGRNWRTATPEQQNQVVEQFKMLLIRTYSGALAQVRDQQIQFKPFRMNPDDTDTVVRSVVMNNGQPIELDYRLYKTAQGWRVYDLNVLGAWLIQAYQQQFNEQIQQKGVDGLIQFLTQRNQQLAAGKQS, via the coding sequence ATGAAAAAATTCTTCCTGATTCCGTTGTTTGCCGTGTTGTTTTCATTCATCAGCGCGGGCGCATCGGCGCAAACCGTCGACACCAACTCCCCCGAGGCGCTGATCAAAACCGTCACCCAGCAGGTGATGGACGCAATTCGCGGCGACAAGTCGATCCAGCAGGGCGACATCACCCACATCACGGCGCTCGTCAACGAAAAGATCCTGCCGTACACGGACTTCCGCCGCACCACCCAGCTCGCAATGGGCCGCAACTGGCGCACCGCGACGCCCGAGCAGCAGAACCAGGTGGTCGAGCAGTTCAAGATGCTGCTGATCCGCACGTACTCGGGCGCGCTCGCGCAGGTGCGCGACCAGCAGATCCAGTTCAAGCCGTTCCGCATGAACCCGGACGACACTGACACGGTGGTGCGCTCGGTCGTGATGAACAATGGCCAGCCGATCGAACTCGACTATCGCCTGTACAAGACGGCGCAAGGCTGGCGCGTGTATGACCTCAACGTGCTCGGCGCGTGGCTGATCCAGGCGTATCAGCAGCAGTTCAACGAGCAGATCCAGCAGAAGGGCGTGGACGGACTGATCCAGTTCCTCACGCAGCGCAATCAGCAACTCGCCGCGGGCAAGCAGTCGTGA